Proteins encoded within one genomic window of Acidicapsa ligni:
- a CDS encoding cytochrome c maturation protein CcmE, which produces MKLSGQSLRIGIAAVIVLGTIGYLAYTGTAANKSYYVTVPEMQNMGEKAYQSHLRVEGYVKPETIQRSGPNVRFTLTEFESHNPKATPNARAITVSYQGSEPPPDTFKGDAQALAIGTWGHDGVFHATQLQAKCASKYAPAGPNQQPGQTPATPMSSPSPSTGRASVDSAPLSTAVASVTGR; this is translated from the coding sequence ATGAAGCTATCTGGTCAATCTCTCCGCATCGGAATTGCTGCCGTAATCGTGCTCGGCACTATCGGCTACCTAGCCTACACGGGTACAGCCGCCAACAAGAGCTACTACGTCACCGTCCCGGAAATGCAGAATATGGGCGAAAAAGCCTACCAGTCGCACCTGCGCGTCGAGGGCTACGTCAAGCCGGAGACCATCCAGCGCAGCGGCCCCAACGTCCGGTTCACCCTCACCGAGTTTGAAAGCCACAATCCCAAGGCCACGCCCAATGCGCGGGCGATCACGGTCAGCTATCAGGGATCTGAGCCGCCACCGGATACCTTCAAAGGGGATGCCCAGGCGTTGGCTATCGGAACCTGGGGCCATGATGGCGTCTTTCACGCCACGCAGCTTCAGGCCAAATGTGCATCGAAATATGCTCCCGCTGGACCGAATCAGCAGCCCGGTCAGACACCAGCGACACCGATGAGCAGCCCATCTCCCAGCACCGGTCGCGCCTCCGTCGATTCCGCGCCGCTATCGACGGCCGTAGCTTCTGTTACTGGCCGGTAG
- the ccmA gene encoding heme ABC exporter ATP-binding protein CcmA produces MSEAAEAAQSPASDLQSDVLARIDSVSRLFGSFAALRQISLNLAPGRCYVLLGENGAGKSTLLRILAGLLLPTQGSVKLFGDLAPHDARDRIGYMSHAPMLYDELTGLENLKYFRNLYQTRDCLTPEGALREVNLDPALPRTVGQYSQGMRQRASLARVLISQPELLLLDEPFSNMDVESAHQMVSLLARFRNSNRTIVLTTHQRELALPIADHILTLKAGRVHSFEHGSPSL; encoded by the coding sequence ATGAGTGAGGCCGCCGAAGCCGCGCAATCCCCAGCCTCTGACTTGCAATCGGACGTGCTTGCCCGCATCGATTCCGTATCGCGCCTCTTCGGCAGCTTTGCGGCGCTTCGTCAAATCTCGCTCAATCTCGCTCCTGGCCGCTGCTATGTTCTGCTCGGCGAAAACGGCGCGGGCAAATCGACCCTGCTGCGCATCCTCGCCGGATTGCTGCTGCCGACGCAGGGCTCCGTCAAACTCTTCGGAGATCTCGCACCGCACGACGCTCGCGACCGTATCGGTTATATGAGCCACGCTCCAATGCTCTATGACGAACTCACCGGTCTGGAAAACCTGAAATATTTTCGCAATCTCTACCAGACCCGCGACTGCCTTACGCCTGAAGGAGCGCTCCGTGAGGTCAATCTCGACCCTGCACTGCCGCGAACCGTGGGCCAGTACTCGCAAGGAATGCGCCAGCGGGCCTCGCTAGCGCGTGTCCTGATCTCACAACCGGAATTGCTGCTGCTCGACGAGCCCTTTTCCAACATGGATGTCGAAAGCGCGCACCAGATGGTCAGCCTGCTTGCGCGGTTCCGCAACAGCAATCGCACTATCGTCCTCACGACACACCAGCGCGAATTAGCTCTCCCCATCGCAGACCATATTCTGACGCTGAAGGCTGGGCGCGTTCACTCCTTCGAGCATGGTAGCCCCAGCTTATGA
- the ybaK gene encoding Cys-tRNA(Pro) deacylase, producing the protein MKTNGARFLDSLGIHYSLREYEVDPEDLTAITVAKKIDMPVEQVFKTLLTTDGAGGYFFAVIPGDAEVDFKKLARAAEVRKIEMVSLKEVQPLTGYIRGGVTVFGAKKTYPAFVDETVELFDEISVSAGVRGTQLILNPADYIRAAEATLADLTKDVQRDTKPGEVAQA; encoded by the coding sequence ATGAAGACAAACGGAGCACGCTTCCTCGATAGCCTCGGCATCCACTACTCCTTGCGCGAGTACGAAGTCGACCCCGAAGATCTGACGGCAATCACCGTCGCGAAAAAGATCGACATGCCCGTGGAACAGGTCTTCAAAACTCTGCTGACGACAGACGGTGCTGGCGGCTACTTCTTCGCAGTGATTCCCGGAGACGCCGAGGTGGATTTCAAAAAGCTGGCTCGCGCCGCGGAAGTTCGCAAAATCGAGATGGTTTCGCTTAAAGAAGTGCAGCCGCTTACCGGCTACATTCGTGGCGGAGTCACCGTCTTCGGCGCGAAAAAAACCTACCCGGCATTTGTCGATGAGACAGTGGAGCTCTTCGATGAAATCAGCGTCTCCGCAGGCGTGCGCGGCACGCAGTTGATCCTCAACCCTGCCGATTACATTCGCGCAGCAGAGGCCACCCTTGCCGACCTGACCAAAGACGTACAGAGGGACACGAAACCCGGTGAGGTAGCACAGGCATGA
- a CDS encoding heme exporter protein CcmB — protein MSVATIPSTGTKASWTRLVLTHLKKDLRIEWRSREAINSMLFFSLLVVVLFSMAFDPSADTSREIAGGVLCVATLFASVSALNQAWAREMRHQVLDALRMTPSNGAALFLAKVLANFFFVSLVQVVLGPIFFIMYNLHPLGDAWLLALVIPLGTWALVANGTFFAALSIRSRNRELLLPLILFPIFLPALLAMVLSTKTILTGDDSDPTLLWIKLLGGYDIIFTTVSLLLFDTVLQAE, from the coding sequence ATGAGCGTGGCAACCATCCCCTCAACAGGCACCAAAGCAAGCTGGACCCGCCTGGTTCTGACGCATTTGAAAAAAGACCTGCGCATCGAGTGGCGTTCTCGCGAAGCCATCAATTCGATGCTCTTCTTTTCGCTGCTGGTAGTCGTGCTTTTCAGCATGGCATTCGATCCGAGTGCCGACACATCCCGCGAAATCGCAGGCGGCGTTCTCTGCGTGGCTACGCTTTTTGCCAGCGTCTCGGCACTCAATCAGGCCTGGGCTCGCGAGATGCGCCACCAGGTACTCGACGCACTGCGCATGACGCCCTCGAATGGAGCAGCGCTCTTCCTCGCCAAGGTACTCGCCAACTTCTTTTTCGTCTCGCTCGTTCAGGTGGTTCTGGGACCGATATTTTTTATCATGTACAACCTCCACCCTCTTGGCGATGCATGGCTATTGGCCCTGGTGATACCACTGGGAACATGGGCACTCGTGGCCAACGGAACTTTTTTTGCAGCGCTTTCCATTCGCAGCCGCAATCGCGAACTGCTGCTGCCGCTGATTCTCTTCCCTATCTTTCTGCCCGCGCTGCTGGCGATGGTTCTCTCGACCAAGACCATTCTCACCGGCGACGACAGCGATCCGACGCTTCTCTGGATCAAGCTGCTGGGCGGCTACGACATCATCTTCACAACGGTGAGTCTGCTGCTTTTTGATACCGTACTGCAGGCCGAATAG
- a CDS encoding cytochrome c biogenesis protein, whose protein sequence is MLFAVTRHYLMKKLFSVIGIAAVIALMAWAFYQAMYVAPAEATMGDVARIFYYHVPHGMLCYLFFSINFVASVLVLAWRRTNPARALAADAWALAGAEVGVVFCSVVLITGPLWGRPVWGIWWTWDARLTTTLVLWLIYVSYLLARRFTAGAEMQTLAAVLSVFGALDMPINYLANRLWRTQHPSPVFGGDPDAGLKDPRMLAAFGWNVLAWAVWGLTVLAIRIYIQRRQQRIDGAEALAALAGD, encoded by the coding sequence ATCCTCTTCGCAGTAACGAGGCATTATCTAATGAAGAAGCTATTTTCGGTAATCGGTATCGCGGCCGTTATTGCGCTTATGGCCTGGGCCTTCTATCAGGCGATGTATGTGGCGCCCGCGGAAGCCACCATGGGCGACGTCGCAAGAATCTTCTACTACCACGTGCCTCACGGCATGCTTTGCTATTTATTCTTCAGCATCAACTTCGTCGCTTCTGTGCTGGTTCTGGCGTGGCGGCGAACGAACCCGGCGCGGGCGCTTGCCGCCGATGCGTGGGCACTTGCCGGGGCTGAGGTTGGAGTGGTTTTTTGTTCCGTCGTGCTCATCACTGGCCCGCTCTGGGGCAGACCAGTCTGGGGTATCTGGTGGACCTGGGACGCTCGCCTGACAACGACGCTTGTTCTGTGGCTCATTTACGTCAGTTACCTGCTGGCGAGGCGCTTTACTGCCGGTGCGGAGATGCAGACGCTTGCGGCGGTGCTTTCCGTATTTGGCGCGCTCGACATGCCCATCAATTACCTGGCCAATCGCCTGTGGCGTACCCAGCATCCTTCCCCTGTATTTGGAGGCGATCCGGATGCCGGGCTTAAAGATCCACGCATGCTCGCCGCATTTGGATGGAACGTGCTTGCATGGGCAGTCTGGGGACTAACAGTGCTGGCGATTCGCATCTACATCCAACGGCGACAGCAACGGATTGACGGCGCTGAAGCACTTGCCGCCCTGGCTGGCGACTAA
- a CDS encoding TetR/AcrR family transcriptional regulator: MTKGEITRNRIISEAAPLFNKHGFDGCSMQEISVATGLEKASLYGHFATKEELAGEAFRYAWKQSCSARMGNLGDVANSVDKLKLHIENLASKQAFPGGCPLWNTATDTDDGNSVLRSMAKEALRDWISALNQIIEEGQSKGEIGADVDPEGLSTLIISLMEGAFITSQLQESGRVLRVAQQHLNAYIESQVRTRPQANETL, translated from the coding sequence ATGACGAAAGGTGAGATAACACGTAACCGCATCATTTCTGAGGCTGCGCCGCTCTTCAATAAGCACGGCTTCGACGGCTGTTCCATGCAGGAGATCAGCGTTGCGACTGGCCTTGAAAAAGCGAGCCTCTACGGCCACTTTGCCACCAAAGAGGAGCTGGCAGGCGAGGCGTTCCGTTATGCGTGGAAGCAGAGTTGCTCGGCCAGAATGGGCAATCTCGGCGATGTCGCGAACAGTGTCGACAAGCTCAAGCTGCATATCGAAAATCTGGCGTCAAAGCAGGCCTTTCCAGGCGGCTGCCCCTTATGGAATACCGCAACCGATACCGATGACGGCAACTCCGTGCTTCGCTCGATGGCGAAAGAAGCGCTGCGCGATTGGATCTCGGCTCTCAACCAGATCATCGAAGAGGGGCAGAGCAAAGGGGAAATCGGTGCCGATGTAGATCCTGAGGGTCTCTCGACTCTGATCATCTCTCTGATGGAGGGTGCTTTTATCACCTCACAGCTACAGGAATCTGGCCGCGTCCTGCGCGTAGCTCAACAGCATCTGAATGCCTATATTGAGAGCCAGGTTCGCACGCGACCGCAGGCGAACGAAACCTTATAG
- a CDS encoding SDR family oxidoreductase yields the protein MAIDKKIALITGANRGIGLETARQLGHKGTTVIVAARTLDAAEQTATTLKAEGIDAFAVQLDVTKAADRTAAAKIVTDKFGKLDILINNAGVGAQDGMFNPKTSQTTEEELQTVFGTNLFSVIAVTREFLPLLKKSEGGRIVNLSSVLGSLTLHADPNSPIASIKVFAYDASKTALNAFTIHLANELKDTKIKVNSAHPGWVKTEMGTDQAPMEIVDGAKTSVELALIGPDGPNGRFIHLGSELPW from the coding sequence ATGGCAATTGACAAGAAAATCGCACTCATCACCGGCGCCAATCGTGGCATCGGTCTGGAAACAGCACGGCAATTAGGCCACAAGGGAACCACTGTCATTGTTGCTGCGCGCACTCTGGATGCCGCAGAGCAGACAGCTACCACTCTCAAGGCTGAGGGTATCGACGCCTTTGCCGTTCAGCTCGATGTAACCAAAGCTGCTGACCGCACTGCTGCTGCCAAGATCGTCACAGACAAGTTCGGCAAGCTCGATATCCTGATCAACAATGCAGGCGTCGGCGCGCAGGACGGCATGTTCAACCCGAAGACCAGCCAGACGACAGAGGAAGAGCTTCAGACCGTTTTTGGCACCAACCTCTTCTCGGTTATCGCTGTCACCCGCGAGTTTCTTCCGTTGTTGAAGAAGAGCGAAGGCGGCCGCATCGTCAATCTCTCCAGCGTCCTTGGTTCGCTTACATTGCATGCCGATCCGAACAGCCCCATTGCGTCGATCAAGGTCTTCGCCTACGACGCTTCAAAGACAGCGCTGAATGCCTTTACTATCCATCTCGCCAATGAGCTCAAGGACACAAAGATCAAGGTGAACTCCGCACATCCTGGTTGGGTCAAGACAGAAATGGGTACCGATCAGGCGCCTATGGAGATCGTCGATGGCGCCAAGACGAGCGTAGAGCTTGCCTTAATTGGCCCGGACGGCCCTAACGGCCGGTTTATTCACCTGGGATCAGAGCTGCCCTGGTAA
- the aroF gene encoding 3-deoxy-7-phosphoheptulonate synthase codes for MKAQATPEQVKAVCDHIEQLGFRAHSLPGAQRTAIGITGNQGEVERGNLEELPGVAEVIRVSKAYKLASRDAKEDNTIIRFPGTDATIGGNDIAIVAGPCSIETREQAFTIAEKVAASGAQFFRGGAFKPRTSPYAFQGLGIEALQIMAEIRDAFGLRIITEAIDNESLELVVEYADVIQIGARNMQNYSLLKKAGKTRKPVLIKRGMSATLDEFLMSAEYVMSEGNYQVILCERGVRTFADHTRNTLDLSIVPAVQRLSHLPILVDPSHGTGKRNKVIPMARAGVAVGADGIMVEVHHEPEKAWSDGPQSIYPEQFASMMDELEQIAAVLHRRVPRGIHVEAATA; via the coding sequence ATGAAAGCGCAAGCTACGCCAGAGCAGGTCAAGGCTGTTTGCGACCATATTGAGCAGTTAGGTTTCCGTGCGCACTCCCTTCCTGGAGCGCAGCGGACAGCAATTGGAATCACTGGAAATCAGGGCGAAGTCGAACGCGGCAATCTTGAAGAGCTGCCCGGAGTCGCCGAGGTTATCCGGGTTTCAAAGGCATACAAGCTGGCCAGCCGCGATGCCAAGGAAGACAATACGATCATTCGTTTTCCCGGTACGGATGCAACGATCGGCGGCAACGATATTGCCATCGTCGCTGGACCATGCTCGATCGAAACACGCGAGCAGGCATTCACCATCGCAGAAAAAGTCGCCGCCTCCGGCGCGCAGTTCTTCCGTGGCGGAGCATTCAAACCACGCACGTCTCCTTATGCATTTCAAGGCCTGGGCATTGAAGCTCTGCAGATCATGGCTGAGATTCGCGATGCCTTTGGTCTGAGAATCATCACCGAAGCAATCGACAACGAATCGCTGGAGCTGGTGGTAGAGTATGCGGACGTCATCCAGATTGGCGCGCGCAATATGCAGAACTATTCCCTGCTGAAGAAGGCCGGCAAAACACGCAAACCGGTGCTGATCAAGCGCGGCATGTCTGCAACGCTCGATGAGTTTTTGATGTCTGCCGAGTACGTGATGAGCGAGGGAAATTACCAGGTCATCCTATGCGAGCGTGGTGTGCGGACTTTTGCCGATCACACACGCAACACGCTGGACCTAAGTATCGTTCCCGCTGTGCAACGGCTGAGCCACCTGCCAATCCTGGTCGACCCAAGCCACGGCACGGGCAAGCGCAACAAGGTTATTCCGATGGCTCGCGCGGGCGTTGCTGTAGGCGCGGACGGAATCATGGTGGAAGTCCATCATGAGCCGGAAAAAGCATGGTCGGATGGCCCACAGTCCATCTATCCCGAGCAGTTTGCAAGCATGATGGACGAGTTGGAGCAGATTGCAGCAGTGCTGCATCGGCGCGTGCCGCGTGGGATTCATGTCGAGGCAGCTACAGCTTGA
- a CDS encoding beta-propeller fold lactonase family protein, which produces MGAFCALAFAGLSLVGCRPHDFPEYPANYREFAYVTNGGSNTVSVFDVVHLRLDREIQVGQNPTGVAANPKRNEIYVVNTGNGQSNGSVSVIDAEKNAVAATIPVRKAPYFIDIDAKRDLAYVANSGSNSVSVIDLKMHRETAVIGVGEGPGLARLSPDGKSLVVTNRTGNSVSVLDTSTNRLRAVIEGCPGATDAVVMHDSTKAFVACSGGHQVMVVALAREADANGPARPDAMEALLDVGRSPVHLALKPDGGEVFVSNFDSDSISEIVTGTDDVGGTYLMGSRPVRGLVSNDNSLLYVSNFNSQDLSIYGIDDGKRVGSVHVGDGPDALAFSAAGNLLFAVDARSGDVAVVRTSSRSLFTLLPTGRRPSSIVVKAFRIR; this is translated from the coding sequence TTGGGCGCATTCTGTGCGCTTGCGTTCGCGGGGCTGTCCCTGGTAGGCTGCCGCCCGCATGACTTCCCGGAGTATCCTGCAAACTACCGCGAATTCGCATATGTGACCAATGGCGGCAGCAACACGGTCAGCGTCTTTGACGTGGTGCATCTACGTCTGGATCGAGAGATTCAGGTTGGCCAGAATCCGACAGGCGTGGCTGCGAATCCCAAACGCAACGAAATCTATGTCGTGAATACCGGCAATGGGCAGAGCAACGGATCCGTGTCCGTTATCGATGCTGAAAAAAATGCGGTAGCTGCGACCATTCCTGTTCGCAAAGCTCCGTATTTTATCGATATCGATGCAAAACGCGATCTCGCCTATGTGGCCAACTCCGGCTCGAACTCAGTGTCGGTGATCGATCTGAAAATGCATCGTGAAACGGCTGTGATCGGCGTTGGCGAAGGCCCCGGCCTGGCACGGCTATCGCCGGATGGAAAATCGCTGGTAGTGACCAACCGAACCGGCAACAGCGTAAGCGTTCTCGATACATCCACAAACCGCCTGCGCGCCGTAATCGAGGGTTGCCCCGGCGCCACGGACGCAGTGGTTATGCACGACTCCACCAAGGCATTTGTGGCATGTTCCGGCGGGCACCAGGTGATGGTCGTTGCGTTGGCCCGCGAGGCGGACGCGAATGGCCCGGCGCGTCCCGATGCGATGGAAGCACTGCTGGATGTTGGCCGCTCTCCTGTTCATCTAGCCCTCAAGCCCGATGGAGGCGAGGTATTCGTATCGAATTTTGACTCGGACTCGATCTCTGAAATCGTAACCGGAACCGATGATGTCGGCGGCACCTATCTCATGGGTTCCAGGCCGGTGCGCGGATTGGTGAGCAACGATAACTCCCTGCTCTACGTGAGCAATTTCAATTCGCAGGATCTGTCGATCTATGGAATTGACGATGGCAAACGCGTGGGATCTGTTCACGTTGGCGACGGACCGGATGCCCTGGCCTTTTCCGCAGCCGGTAACCTGCTCTTCGCCGTAGATGCTCGGTCGGGCGACGTGGCCGTGGTGCGCACCAGTTCGCGGTCGTTATTTACCCTGCTGCCCACCGGACGTCGACCCAGCTCAATCGTGGTGAAGGCTTTCCGAATACGATAA
- a CDS encoding helix-turn-helix transcriptional regulator, which yields MLVNAEKPRTKFRTRVQTKQMIAPSRKTDSAPIGFTFFSNHAHVLLLIARESDVRMRELAAEVGITERAVQRIIDDLTANGYVTVTKEGRRNLYQIQGDLPLRHPIERHCTIGSLIGLVFP from the coding sequence ATGCTGGTAAATGCTGAAAAACCGCGCACGAAATTTCGTACGCGGGTGCAGACAAAACAGATGATCGCTCCGTCGCGCAAGACGGATTCCGCTCCAATCGGCTTTACTTTTTTCAGCAATCACGCTCATGTTCTGCTGCTGATTGCGCGTGAGTCCGATGTCCGTATGCGCGAACTGGCCGCTGAAGTTGGCATCACCGAGCGCGCAGTCCAGCGCATCATCGACGATCTCACCGCAAATGGCTATGTCACCGTTACGAAGGAAGGACGCCGTAATCTGTATCAGATTCAAGGGGATTTGCCGCTCCGCCATCCCATAGAGAGGCATTGCACTATCGGCAGCCTGATCGGTCTTGTATTTCCTTAA
- a CDS encoding YihY/virulence factor BrkB family protein: MPPISPSETEVLPEPGAARGPEPQRAAAEGPLPIYGFEWRRDGKTLLSYLLDSEVHTFAFSVSANAILSFIPFIVMLYTIAHSIFHSPAMAAVIGDMVKYFFPSNQDWVAQNLALVADHKGVRAFSLIAILVSCTGIFLPLEVALNRSWGVAHSRNYLMNQLVALGLAIWMVILGMGSIFINQGERKILTVIFWGHVDNVAFHFLSDSWLAISTAIASILFFFSIYWLLPNRKVPVRPVIRVAIVTGLLWVGAKYLFVAVLPRLDLRALYGPFYVSVGLLLWAYVSGLLLFAGAQFSAMRHNSRNRPGAAA; this comes from the coding sequence ATGCCACCGATTTCACCATCCGAGACAGAAGTTTTACCCGAGCCTGGTGCTGCTCGCGGACCTGAGCCGCAACGCGCTGCCGCTGAAGGGCCGCTGCCGATCTATGGATTTGAGTGGCGCAGAGATGGCAAGACGCTGCTGAGCTACCTGCTCGACAGTGAGGTTCACACCTTCGCGTTCAGCGTATCGGCGAATGCAATTCTTTCGTTCATTCCATTTATCGTGATGCTGTACACCATCGCGCACAGCATCTTTCACTCCCCGGCCATGGCTGCTGTTATCGGCGATATGGTGAAGTATTTCTTCCCGTCGAATCAGGATTGGGTGGCGCAGAACCTCGCACTGGTTGCAGATCACAAGGGGGTTCGCGCTTTTTCTCTGATCGCGATTCTTGTTTCCTGCACCGGCATCTTTCTGCCGCTGGAGGTCGCGCTCAATCGCTCGTGGGGAGTGGCGCACAGCCGCAACTACCTCATGAACCAGTTGGTCGCTCTCGGCCTCGCTATCTGGATGGTTATTCTCGGCATGGGCAGCATCTTCATCAACCAGGGTGAGCGCAAGATCCTCACTGTGATCTTCTGGGGCCATGTGGACAATGTTGCTTTCCACTTTCTGAGCGATTCATGGCTGGCAATTTCTACTGCGATTGCCAGCATCCTGTTTTTCTTTTCCATCTATTGGCTGTTGCCCAATCGCAAGGTACCGGTACGCCCTGTCATTCGCGTTGCAATCGTCACCGGATTGCTCTGGGTGGGCGCGAAGTATCTCTTTGTTGCGGTGCTGCCGCGGCTCGATCTTCGGGCGCTATACGGGCCGTTCTATGTCTCGGTCGGATTGCTCCTGTGGGCTTATGTTTCGGGGCTGCTGCTGTTTGCCGGGGCGCAGTTTAGCGCCATGCGCCACAACAGCCGCAATCGTCCCGGGGCTGCTGCCTAG
- a CDS encoding cold-shock protein has protein sequence MKETGVVKWFNGAKGYGFIQRSTGEDVFVHFSAIMTDGYRSLNEGESVEFELQQGPKGLNAVEVTRSA, from the coding sequence GTGAAGGAAACAGGTGTAGTCAAGTGGTTTAACGGGGCCAAGGGCTATGGTTTTATTCAACGTTCTACGGGAGAGGATGTCTTCGTTCATTTTTCTGCGATCATGACAGATGGTTATCGTTCGCTCAATGAGGGTGAGTCCGTCGAATTCGAGTTACAGCAAGGTCCAAAGGGACTGAACGCGGTCGAAGTTACACGAAGCGCGTAG
- the queG gene encoding tRNA epoxyqueuosine(34) reductase QueG: MPSSSSIPTPTIAPEAVSSLPTQADLRALARQAGFTEAGIVPIPYVQTERDAARFTEFVETGRSATMNYLARRNEQGELIRSKVEVPFPWARSVVVCLASYHADAPLSIASADAAAGWIARYAWSSRKDPNGNVRPSDYHKVLLKRLRALEASMHEAYGEFECRAYVDTGPVVERSIARAAGLGWTGKNTCLIHPKLGSWNFLAVLVTALPVAAESTPLVVPDRCGSCTRCIDACPTDALFEPYRMDASRCIAYLTIEHRGAISEELLAGMGRQILGCDICQDVCPWNRKAPISTDSELAPRRELINPSLEWLAEMEEADFERLFNGSPVRRAGFLGLRRNIAVAMGNSRLARFLPWLERWSDSAQAETVAVQDAALWALKQIQGSRTTELPPEDGK; the protein is encoded by the coding sequence ATGCCCTCATCCAGTTCCATCCCGACCCCTACGATTGCTCCAGAGGCAGTATCGAGTTTGCCAACACAGGCGGATCTGCGCGCGCTTGCCCGCCAGGCCGGATTCACCGAAGCGGGCATTGTTCCGATCCCCTACGTCCAGACGGAACGGGATGCTGCGCGCTTTACGGAATTTGTAGAAACAGGCCGATCCGCGACGATGAATTACCTTGCCCGCCGCAATGAGCAGGGGGAACTCATCCGCAGCAAGGTCGAGGTGCCGTTTCCGTGGGCGCGCTCGGTCGTCGTTTGCCTCGCCAGCTACCATGCCGATGCACCGCTCTCGATCGCTTCTGCCGATGCTGCGGCAGGCTGGATCGCCCGCTATGCCTGGTCGAGCCGCAAGGATCCGAACGGCAACGTGCGCCCCAGCGATTATCACAAGGTTCTGTTGAAGCGTCTGCGAGCCCTCGAAGCGTCGATGCACGAGGCCTATGGGGAGTTCGAATGCCGCGCTTATGTCGATACCGGCCCGGTGGTTGAACGTTCGATTGCGCGCGCTGCCGGGCTTGGCTGGACGGGGAAAAATACCTGCCTGATTCATCCGAAGCTTGGCTCGTGGAATTTTCTCGCCGTGCTCGTCACCGCTCTGCCGGTGGCGGCAGAATCGACGCCACTTGTGGTTCCCGATCGCTGCGGAAGCTGCACCCGCTGCATCGATGCCTGCCCTACGGACGCGCTGTTTGAGCCGTATCGGATGGATGCTTCGCGCTGCATCGCCTATCTGACCATCGAGCATCGCGGCGCCATCAGCGAAGAGCTTCTGGCAGGAATGGGCCGCCAGATCCTAGGCTGCGATATCTGCCAGGATGTTTGCCCGTGGAATCGCAAGGCGCCCATCAGCACTGATTCTGAACTTGCGCCGCGTCGTGAGCTGATCAATCCCTCATTGGAATGGCTGGCGGAGATGGAAGAAGCCGATTTCGAACGTCTCTTCAACGGCTCACCGGTGCGAAGAGCGGGCTTTCTGGGTCTGCGCAGAAACATCGCCGTTGCCATGGGCAACAGTCGCCTGGCGCGGTTTCTGCCCTGGCTGGAGCGATGGTCGGACTCTGCGCAGGCAGAGACGGTTGCAGTCCAGGATGCAGCTTTGTGGGCTTTGAAGCAGATCCAAGGCAGCCGCACGACTGAGTTACCTCCCGAGGATGGGAAGTAA
- a CDS encoding STAS domain-containing protein, with translation MNVPPYSNTVLATEDLPTVIAVNYELVRGSETQIMDDLLPRVKNESVALDLSGVGRIDAAGIAALITLYCSSVESGTDFSIVAPSSHVLELLRIVGLESILIAHCRPTTAAGSRQDRSAA, from the coding sequence ATGAATGTACCGCCTTATTCCAATACTGTTCTTGCCACAGAGGATCTGCCCACGGTGATCGCCGTGAATTATGAGCTGGTGCGAGGCTCGGAAACACAAATTATGGACGACCTGCTGCCCCGCGTAAAAAACGAGTCGGTAGCGCTCGATCTCTCCGGCGTGGGACGCATCGACGCAGCAGGTATCGCGGCGCTGATCACGCTCTATTGCAGCTCCGTCGAGTCTGGAACGGATTTCTCGATCGTTGCTCCGTCGTCGCATGTCCTGGAACTGTTGCGAATTGTCGGCCTGGAGTCGATCCTGATCGCACACTGCCGCCCGACAACTGCGGCTGGCTCTCGGCAGGACAGGTCCGCGGCTTAA